One region of Syntrophobacter fumaroxidans MPOB genomic DNA includes:
- a CDS encoding ABC transporter substrate-binding protein: MGIGKRMVGLWTCLFLLTLPAVAAADDSWSKVQQRGELIVGFCAQYPPFESKNEKTAEFEGFDVDLGKAVARQMGVKVKFVDAEWQGLLAGLKKGDYDVLITCMSKSEARNENVNMSDVYYTLPDVIVVRQDESVIRDRDGLKGKIVGVQLGSGSEQLADKNRELFKEIKRYNYNPEAFTDLKHKRIDAVIVGYAYAVNQIKTDPSYKVVGKPLAEADIVIVAARGADALTARINQSLSAVRTEGTYQKILDQWLKVD; encoded by the coding sequence ATGGGGATCGGGAAGAGGATGGTTGGATTGTGGACGTGCTTGTTTCTGCTGACGCTGCCCGCCGTTGCTGCCGCGGATGACTCCTGGAGCAAGGTTCAACAGAGGGGTGAGCTGATTGTCGGATTTTGTGCCCAGTACCCTCCTTTTGAATCCAAGAATGAGAAGACGGCCGAATTCGAGGGATTCGACGTCGACCTGGGAAAAGCCGTCGCCCGGCAAATGGGAGTGAAGGTAAAATTCGTGGACGCCGAGTGGCAGGGCCTCCTCGCGGGGCTGAAAAAGGGCGACTACGACGTTCTGATCACTTGCATGTCGAAATCCGAGGCCAGGAACGAAAACGTCAACATGAGCGACGTCTATTATACGCTGCCGGACGTGATCGTTGTGCGGCAGGACGAGTCGGTCATAAGGGACAGGGATGGGCTCAAAGGGAAAATCGTCGGCGTGCAGCTTGGATCGGGGAGCGAGCAACTGGCGGACAAAAACAGGGAGCTCTTCAAGGAAATCAAGCGTTACAACTACAATCCCGAAGCCTTTACGGATCTCAAGCACAAGCGCATCGATGCCGTGATCGTCGGCTATGCCTATGCGGTGAACCAGATCAAGACGGACCCGTCGTACAAGGTTGTGGGGAAGCCGTTGGCTGAAGCGGACATCGTGATCGTCGCGGCCAGGGGCGCCGACGCCCTGACGGCCAGGATCAATCAGTCTCTGAGCGCCGTCAGGACTGAAGGGACCTATCAAAAGATCCTCGATCAATGGCTGAAGGTCGATTGA
- the saoC gene encoding Cys-Cys-COOH (seleno)protein SaoC — protein sequence MKWWKGCGTCMCFVLACLVAAACGERPKGEKGAEKAQTPVSGVLLEHFKRWNPQREVIKWAEADLDNDGRRDCIVIYRVAREKNMMRVVLDRGGNFVDTNEVPAPYSDQVIQFRDIDGKPPMEFIVQGAKGAKMGFAVFRVEEGWLTDLFGEGMEDCC from the coding sequence ATGAAGTGGTGGAAAGGCTGCGGGACCTGCATGTGCTTCGTCCTGGCGTGCCTGGTCGCGGCCGCCTGTGGAGAAAGGCCGAAAGGAGAGAAAGGGGCCGAAAAAGCCCAAACGCCTGTGTCCGGAGTGTTACTGGAGCACTTCAAACGGTGGAACCCGCAAAGGGAAGTCATCAAGTGGGCGGAGGCCGACCTTGACAACGACGGGCGGCGGGATTGCATCGTCATTTACCGCGTCGCCAGAGAGAAGAACATGATGCGGGTCGTCCTGGATCGCGGCGGCAATTTTGTCGACACGAACGAGGTCCCCGCACCGTATTCCGACCAGGTGATCCAGTTCAGGGACATCGACGGGAAGCCCCCGATGGAATTCATCGTGCAGGGGGCGAAGGGCGCCAAGATGGGTTTTGCGGTATTCAGGGTCGAGGAGGGCTGGCTGACGGACCTCTTCGGCGAAGGCATGGAGGACTGCTGCTAG
- a CDS encoding HIRAN domain-containing protein, protein MMGRRSFLCALGTGVVLPLITDRDGPNRPEDRRVHLIDVHIAGFRYYEGVKPEVARSLRVGDDVILRREPENAYDEKAVEVYTRSGLKLGYLPRADNSIVASLADQDIDLRAELCFLDSGAGFREWPGVRVYQLI, encoded by the coding sequence ATGATGGGAAGACGGAGTTTTCTGTGCGCGCTTGGGACGGGTGTGGTGCTGCCGCTGATTACGGACCGCGACGGTCCGAACAGGCCGGAAGACCGGAGGGTCCACCTCATCGACGTTCACATCGCGGGGTTCCGGTACTACGAGGGCGTGAAGCCGGAGGTGGCACGTTCGCTGCGAGTCGGAGATGATGTGATCCTCAGGCGGGAGCCTGAGAACGCCTACGATGAGAAGGCCGTCGAGGTCTACACCCGGAGCGGCCTCAAGCTGGGCTATCTGCCGCGGGCCGACAACAGTATCGTCGCTTCACTGGCCGATCAGGACATCGACCTCCGGGCGGAGCTGTGCTTTCTCGATTCCGGGGCAGGATTCCGGGAATGGCCGGGGGTCAGGGTATATCAGCTGATTTGA
- the saoB gene encoding ABC transporter substrate-binding (seleno)protein SaoB produces MKGGVFAFALLSFVMAAVVGLFSMESEERTPSGIRIGAPDDSAGLVIHCIVGGSGFEAGKIASDYDPYVMKDCCAGTSEWAFGTNRLDVALMCPDAARRLVEKSSMFEIAGPAVLNSDVLVIRPGAVPKRIGIAHRRFYQERLVTEWFTSGCSVVPMLPASLPFAFERGVVDAVVVDVLKAFALSGERISVRRSGADVVTYVLVARKDFTASPVHRQFMERYERVVRELGDAENLARALEGYKAVRWTDREVEEWKRLNVRFVFPPKAGA; encoded by the coding sequence ATGAAGGGCGGCGTTTTTGCTTTCGCTCTTCTTTCGTTCGTCATGGCGGCCGTCGTGGGGCTGTTTTCCATGGAAAGCGAAGAGCGGACGCCGTCGGGAATTCGGATCGGAGCGCCCGATGACTCGGCAGGGCTCGTCATTCACTGCATCGTGGGCGGAAGCGGCTTCGAGGCAGGGAAGATCGCATCGGATTACGATCCGTACGTTATGAAGGACTGCTGTGCCGGCACATCGGAATGGGCTTTTGGAACGAACAGGCTCGACGTGGCGCTCATGTGCCCCGATGCGGCCCGGCGACTCGTGGAAAAGAGTTCGATGTTCGAGATCGCGGGGCCCGCAGTCCTCAACTCGGACGTCCTCGTGATTCGCCCCGGGGCCGTGCCGAAAAGAATCGGGATCGCGCACAGGCGCTTTTACCAGGAAAGACTCGTCACGGAATGGTTTACCAGCGGGTGCTCCGTGGTTCCGATGCTCCCGGCGAGTCTTCCCTTCGCCTTTGAACGGGGCGTCGTCGATGCTGTGGTCGTGGATGTCCTGAAGGCATTTGCTCTTTCGGGAGAAAGGATTTCCGTCCGGCGAAGCGGAGCCGACGTTGTCACTTATGTGCTCGTGGCAAGAAAAGATTTCACGGCGAGCCCGGTCCACCGGCAATTCATGGAACGATATGAACGGGTGGTGAGGGAGCTCGGCGACGCGGAAAACCTTGCACGGGCCCTCGAGGGATACAAGGCGGTTCGGTGGACGGACCGGGAGGTGGAAGAGTGGAAGAGATTGAACGTGAGATTCGTCTTTCCGCCGAAAGCCGGGGCATGA
- a CDS encoding cation:proton antiporter domain-containing protein, whose protein sequence is MGIASDIVIIVVAALIGGIVANKLKVPLMLGYIVAGIAVGPHTGGVTVSEIHDIELLAEIGVALLLFALGLEFSLTKLKPVRTVALVGTPIQMLLTIGCGFVIGQQLLGWDTISSLWLGGLISLSSTMVILKTLMNQGWLGTLSSRVMIGMLIVQDLAVVPLMILLPQLNNAESGLPILGLAAMKAIVFLAAMVLLGTRLLPRLLTYVAQWNSRELFLLTITAMGLGIGYATYLVGLSFAFGAFAAGMVLSESDYGHQALSDIIPLRDVFALLFFTSVGMLLDPQFLLDRWDTVLTLVLLVSVCKGVIFAGLARIFGYGNVVPLAVGLGLFQIGEFSFVLARVGLADRALSTEMYSLVLSTAIISMMLTPLVSSLTAPLYSLRKRWFKREPLQTINLPETGLHDHVVIAGAGRIGRHVAGVLHHLKLSFVLVELDYRQVQQVREAGFPVVYGDAGQEAVLEAAGIEGARLLLITIPAIVSAQAIVDQTRRLNPRLGIVARSEGLEQMKALHEKGVYEVVQPEFEAGLEITRQALISLNVPATDILRYTDAVRRELYAPICRNQECETVALLRDARRLLEMNWMTLGPESPLNDRTIGELNIRTNTGVSIVGVMRGGTLHPNPGPDFRFARGDMIAVLGEPEQFNALQEFHTA, encoded by the coding sequence ATGGGCATAGCCTCCGACATCGTCATCATCGTGGTCGCGGCCCTGATCGGGGGCATCGTGGCAAACAAGCTGAAGGTGCCCCTGATGCTGGGCTACATTGTCGCGGGAATCGCGGTCGGCCCTCATACCGGGGGAGTTACCGTATCCGAAATCCACGACATCGAATTGCTGGCGGAGATCGGCGTGGCGCTTCTGCTTTTTGCGCTCGGCCTGGAATTTTCGCTCACCAAGCTGAAACCCGTGCGCACCGTCGCGCTTGTCGGCACACCCATCCAAATGCTGCTCACCATCGGGTGCGGCTTCGTCATCGGTCAACAACTGCTCGGCTGGGACACGATCTCTTCGCTCTGGCTGGGCGGTCTGATCTCCCTGTCCAGCACCATGGTGATCCTGAAAACACTGATGAACCAAGGGTGGCTCGGTACCCTTTCAAGTCGCGTGATGATCGGCATGCTCATTGTCCAGGATCTGGCCGTCGTGCCCCTGATGATTCTCCTTCCTCAGCTGAACAATGCGGAAAGCGGCCTGCCGATTCTCGGACTTGCCGCAATGAAGGCGATCGTCTTCCTGGCTGCAATGGTCCTGCTTGGCACGAGGCTGCTTCCCCGGCTGCTGACGTACGTCGCTCAATGGAACTCGCGCGAACTGTTCCTCCTGACCATCACGGCGATGGGGCTCGGCATCGGCTACGCCACCTACCTGGTCGGTCTTTCGTTCGCCTTCGGCGCCTTCGCTGCCGGGATGGTCCTGAGCGAGTCGGATTACGGGCACCAGGCGCTGAGCGATATCATCCCCCTGAGGGACGTGTTCGCGCTCCTCTTCTTCACGTCTGTGGGGATGCTTCTGGACCCTCAGTTTCTTCTCGACCGCTGGGACACGGTCCTGACGCTCGTGCTCCTGGTTTCCGTGTGCAAGGGCGTCATTTTCGCCGGATTGGCGCGAATCTTCGGATACGGCAACGTCGTTCCCCTGGCCGTGGGACTCGGACTTTTCCAGATCGGCGAGTTTTCCTTCGTGCTGGCCCGGGTGGGGCTCGCCGACCGTGCCCTGTCAACGGAAATGTATTCCCTGGTGCTCAGCACGGCCATCATCAGCATGATGCTGACCCCGCTCGTTTCGAGCCTCACCGCTCCGCTGTATTCGCTTCGCAAACGATGGTTCAAACGCGAACCGCTCCAAACCATCAATCTGCCGGAGACCGGCCTGCACGATCATGTGGTGATCGCCGGAGCGGGAAGAATCGGCCGCCATGTCGCGGGGGTGCTGCATCATTTGAAACTGTCCTTCGTGCTCGTGGAACTGGATTATCGGCAGGTCCAGCAAGTCAGGGAAGCCGGGTTCCCGGTGGTCTACGGCGACGCCGGCCAGGAAGCGGTCCTGGAAGCCGCCGGCATCGAGGGGGCCCGCCTGCTCCTGATCACCATTCCCGCCATCGTGTCGGCGCAGGCCATCGTCGATCAAACCCGTCGCCTCAACCCTCGCCTGGGTATCGTGGCCCGCTCGGAAGGGCTGGAACAGATGAAGGCGCTTCATGAAAAAGGGGTCTACGAGGTGGTACAACCCGAATTCGAAGCCGGCCTGGAAATCACCCGGCAAGCCCTGATCAGCCTCAATGTTCCGGCCACGGACATCCTGCGCTACACCGACGCGGTTCGCCGTGAGCTCTACGCTCCCATTTGTCGAAACCAGGAATGCGAAACCGTGGCACTGCTTCGGGACGCCAGGCGCCTGCTCGAAATGAACTGGATGACCCTGGGTCCGGAAAGCCCTTTGAACGATCGAACCATCGGGGAATTGAACATCCGGACAAACACCGGCGTCTCCATCGTTGGGGTCATGCGCGGCGGGACCCTGCACCCCAACCCCGGCCCCGACTTCCGTTTCGCCCGGGGCGATATGATCGCCGTCCTCGGAGAACCCGAGCAGTTCAACGCCCTTCAGGAATTCCACACAGCATGA
- the saoP gene encoding ABC transporter permease subunit SaoP (Most members of this family are selenoproteins with the selenocysteine residue at the channel-gating position.): MEEIEREIRLSAESRGMKKEDARRHARRKQILCNIITFATVVLIWQLAATAYKSDLLLPPPWKTAKAFFFAVHDPDTLKNLLLTLQRVTIGFGIALCAGMSLGFLMGYSKTAMQLIDPVLGTVRQVPIMAWVPLTIVWFGLGDGPTVFLIAMVGVFPILLNTVAGVQSISADYYNAARTMGAGPWSIFKDVMVPAAMPDILTGMRLAVSAGWMSVIUAEFIATSAGFGYSMVEAQTRMETPLLIALMFMAALVGYGIDRLLSFVNGMLTRWKCA; encoded by the coding sequence GTGGAAGAGATTGAACGTGAGATTCGTCTTTCCGCCGAAAGCCGGGGCATGAAAAAGGAAGACGCGCGACGTCATGCCCGACGCAAGCAGATTCTCTGCAACATTATAACATTCGCGACGGTTGTGCTGATCTGGCAACTGGCTGCGACCGCCTACAAGAGCGACCTGTTGCTGCCGCCCCCCTGGAAGACCGCCAAAGCCTTCTTCTTCGCCGTTCATGACCCGGACACGCTCAAGAATCTTCTGCTCACCCTGCAGCGCGTGACGATCGGTTTCGGCATCGCCCTGTGCGCGGGGATGTCTCTGGGGTTCCTCATGGGGTACTCGAAAACGGCCATGCAACTCATCGATCCCGTGCTCGGCACAGTGCGGCAGGTTCCCATCATGGCCTGGGTCCCGCTCACCATCGTCTGGTTCGGGCTCGGGGACGGCCCGACCGTGTTTCTCATCGCCATGGTCGGGGTGTTCCCCATTCTTCTGAATACCGTAGCGGGGGTGCAATCCATTTCCGCCGACTATTACAACGCCGCCCGAACGATGGGGGCAGGGCCGTGGAGCATCTTCAAGGACGTGATGGTGCCTGCCGCCATGCCGGACATCCTGACCGGGATGCGTCTCGCGGTGAGCGCCGGGTGGATGTCCGTCATTTGAGCGGAGTTCATCGCGACGAGTGCCGGGTTCGGCTACTCCATGGTGGAAGCGCAGACGAGGATGGAGACCCCCCTGCTGATAGCGCTGATGTTCATGGCGGCCCTGGTCGGGTATGGCATCGACCGGCTTCTTTCATTTGTCAACGGGATGCTGACGCGCTGGAAGTGCGCGTAG
- the saoL gene encoding MerB-like organometallic lyase SaoL, with product MKGVETMRFKHYPPERLMIESIASRLTPDENACRLWLMEYTIDRGIPYNIDNGAGAEPPGSRSSVRSLAEKRAIVVGPDGNVNFIYPVSALPTQHRVRLSDGRSFCAMCAVDALGAAFTFKQDIRVESSCIECGETIHVDIETRRIARLCPESAHVLHVDLNKVANWAASCUNIMNFFCMKKHYDQWTSNRGVNEEDVFCLDVREAMIVAGMLFTMEE from the coding sequence ATGAAGGGAGTCGAGACCATGCGGTTCAAGCACTACCCGCCCGAGCGGTTGATGATCGAGAGCATTGCATCGAGACTCACGCCCGATGAGAACGCCTGCCGGTTGTGGTTGATGGAATATACCATCGACCGGGGAATTCCCTACAACATCGACAACGGCGCGGGCGCGGAGCCCCCCGGTTCGAGATCGTCGGTTCGAAGCCTCGCGGAGAAGCGGGCAATCGTCGTGGGTCCCGATGGAAACGTCAATTTCATTTACCCGGTTTCCGCCCTGCCCACGCAGCACAGGGTCCGCTTGAGCGACGGTCGGTCATTTTGCGCCATGTGTGCCGTCGATGCCCTCGGAGCCGCCTTCACTTTCAAGCAGGATATCCGGGTTGAATCGAGCTGTATCGAGTGCGGTGAGACGATTCACGTCGATATCGAGACGCGGCGGATCGCAAGGCTCTGTCCCGAGTCGGCGCATGTTCTCCACGTCGATCTCAACAAGGTCGCGAACTGGGCGGCAAGTTGCTGAAACATCATGAATTTCTTCTGTATGAAGAAACACTACGACCAATGGACGTCAAACCGCGGCGTCAATGAGGAGGACGTCTTCTGCCTGGACGTCCGGGAAGCGATGATCGTTGCGGGAATGCTCTTCACGATGGAGGAGTAA
- the saoE gene encoding efflux transporter SaoE has protein sequence MIAGLLNRVFTAFFDILNGASVWLVLSFALAGTLHSFLRPEKLQRMLGNGRLSSIMRGTVSGMLLPICSCGVIPLGLGLYYSGAWLGPTLAFMTATPIINPAAVLLAYGLLGPQIATIYLVSGFVVPMIVGMAGNRFAGPELRAPGIEEFVNVPAMEHGDGIGVGRKFISGLHWGFMELGVMVSRYIVMGVFLAGVIIAVIPRTTIQEYLGNPGMISLLGIAVLGAVMYVCAVGHIPFVAALVASGAAPGIAVTFLMTGAATNLPELISIYRTIGKRAVAIYTLTMVAASMLIGYLTNVLLLRDFVPFFGSDHATGTVGMAKRLIVAAPKPLEYLCSGIILALAVHACLPRIRQLLTGAECSR, from the coding sequence TTGATCGCCGGGCTCCTCAACAGGGTCTTCACGGCGTTTTTCGATATCCTCAACGGCGCATCGGTCTGGCTGGTGTTGAGTTTTGCCCTTGCGGGCACTCTGCACAGTTTTCTGCGACCGGAGAAGCTCCAGAGAATGCTGGGAAACGGGAGGCTTTCCTCCATCATGCGGGGTACGGTTTCAGGAATGTTGCTCCCCATTTGCAGTTGCGGGGTCATTCCGCTGGGACTCGGCCTCTACTATTCCGGCGCGTGGCTCGGCCCCACGCTGGCTTTCATGACGGCCACCCCCATCATCAATCCTGCGGCGGTACTCCTGGCCTACGGACTTTTGGGGCCTCAGATCGCCACGATCTATCTCGTAAGCGGCTTTGTCGTCCCGATGATCGTGGGCATGGCGGGGAACCGTTTTGCCGGCCCCGAACTGCGGGCGCCCGGTATCGAGGAGTTCGTAAACGTGCCGGCGATGGAGCACGGCGACGGCATTGGGGTGGGCCGCAAATTCATTTCCGGCCTTCATTGGGGTTTCATGGAACTTGGGGTCATGGTGAGCAGGTACATTGTAATGGGAGTCTTCCTGGCGGGCGTGATCATCGCCGTCATTCCCAGAACCACGATCCAGGAATACCTCGGAAACCCCGGCATGATCTCCCTTCTCGGTATCGCGGTCCTGGGGGCCGTCATGTACGTGTGCGCCGTCGGGCACATCCCTTTTGTGGCCGCATTGGTGGCGAGCGGCGCCGCGCCGGGGATTGCCGTCACTTTCCTCATGACGGGCGCAGCGACCAATCTTCCCGAGCTCATCAGCATTTACAGGACGATCGGCAAACGCGCGGTGGCCATCTACACCCTGACAATGGTCGCCGCTTCCATGCTGATCGGCTACCTGACCAACGTGCTGCTGTTGAGGGACTTTGTGCCCTTTTTCGGGAGCGATCACGCCACGGGAACGGTCGGCATGGCGAAGAGGCTCATCGTGGCCGCTCCAAAACCGCTGGAATACCTCTGTTCGGGGATCATTCTGGCTCTTGCTGTCCATGCGTGTCTGCCTCGAATCCGGCAACTCCTCACCGGCGCGGAATGCTCCCGATGA
- the saoT gene encoding thioredoxin-like (seleno)protein SaoT, translating into MSKVKVEFINTCSCCEEYGRIIRSVASGHGDKVEVKIYIAGKDFDYLKKYGPVTRGTMIINGEKRLDTLSREIIEKAVTDALARSGD; encoded by the coding sequence GTGTCCAAAGTAAAGGTGGAATTCATCAACACATGCTCCTGCTGCGAAGAGTATGGGCGGATCATCCGGTCGGTGGCATCGGGGCATGGAGACAAGGTCGAGGTCAAGATCTACATCGCCGGCAAGGACTTCGATTACCTGAAGAAATATGGGCCCGTCACGAGAGGGACCATGATCATAAACGGTGAGAAACGCCTGGACACCCTCTCGCGGGAGATCATTGAAAAAGCCGTCACGGACGCACTGGCGAGGAGCGGGGATTGA
- a CDS encoding CD3072 family TudS-related putative desulfidase, producing MKRSGRILVVCHCLLNANAKVYPLAGTAGVYEDVLKGHIEAGVGLLQLPCPELSYLGINRWGMSREQYDHPNFRLHCEWLLESTLNQMEAFAQAGFEILGIMGMDGSPNCGVNRTCLGYTGGEIGAPGGVAQQVDALRMSDGPGVFMEVFRAALEKRGIRARFLAVDEAIPSSGV from the coding sequence GTGAAACGGAGCGGAAGGATTCTTGTCGTGTGCCACTGCCTTCTCAATGCCAATGCGAAAGTGTATCCACTGGCCGGGACGGCGGGAGTTTATGAAGATGTTCTAAAAGGCCACATCGAGGCCGGAGTCGGGCTTTTGCAGCTTCCGTGCCCCGAGCTTTCCTACCTTGGCATCAACCGGTGGGGGATGAGCCGGGAGCAATACGATCACCCCAATTTTCGGTTGCACTGCGAGTGGCTCCTGGAGTCCACGCTCAATCAAATGGAGGCCTTCGCACAGGCCGGATTCGAGATTCTCGGAATCATGGGAATGGACGGCAGCCCGAACTGCGGCGTGAACCGGACATGCCTGGGATATACGGGAGGAGAAATCGGGGCCCCGGGTGGGGTGGCGCAACAGGTCGATGCATTGAGGATGAGCGACGGCCCCGGTGTCTTCATGGAGGTTTTTAGGGCTGCTTTGGAGAAGAGGGGAATCAGGGCAAGGTTTCTTGCCGTCGACGAGGCAATCCCCTCAAGTGGCGTTTAG
- the saoA gene encoding ABC transporter ATP-binding protein SaoA, whose protein sequence is MRLDVKKVSKVFMADGGERTVLADVSFTVREGQFVTLFGPSGCGKTTLLSIIAGFQPASEGKVELDGLPVTKPGPDRAFVFQDYALFPWMTVGQNVLYPLRQQKLPRDEQEARLRKLLDLAHLQGCEKLFPNQISGGMKQRTAVIRALACNPRVLLMDEPLGAVDYLMRRELQEELESIWLEDRTTVLMVTHDVEEAIYLSDRVIVMSAHGGRIVEDMKIRLERPRRRRGQLYHEYRDHLTDLLRASHQEGEDMPGGKLAAL, encoded by the coding sequence ATGCGCCTGGACGTGAAGAAAGTGAGCAAGGTTTTCATGGCGGACGGGGGCGAGAGAACGGTCCTCGCGGACGTCAGCTTTACCGTTCGGGAGGGGCAATTCGTGACCCTGTTCGGCCCCTCGGGCTGCGGCAAGACGACTTTGCTCAGCATCATCGCCGGCTTTCAGCCGGCGTCGGAGGGCAAGGTGGAGCTCGACGGATTGCCCGTCACAAAGCCGGGGCCGGACCGTGCGTTCGTTTTCCAGGATTATGCCCTTTTCCCCTGGATGACGGTCGGGCAAAACGTCCTTTACCCCCTGCGGCAGCAGAAATTGCCTCGGGACGAGCAGGAGGCGCGCCTCAGGAAGCTGCTCGACCTGGCACATTTGCAGGGGTGCGAAAAGCTGTTCCCGAACCAGATCTCCGGCGGCATGAAGCAACGGACGGCGGTCATACGGGCACTTGCGTGCAATCCTCGAGTCCTCCTGATGGATGAGCCTCTTGGTGCCGTGGACTACCTGATGCGTCGGGAGCTTCAGGAGGAACTCGAGTCCATATGGCTCGAGGATCGAACGACCGTTCTCATGGTGACCCACGACGTTGAGGAGGCGATCTATCTGAGCGATCGGGTGATCGTCATGTCGGCTCACGGGGGGAGAATCGTCGAGGACATGAAAATCAGGCTCGAACGGCCGCGCAGGCGCCGGGGGCAACTGTACCACGAATACCGGGACCATCTCACGGACCTGTTGAGGGCGTCTCACCAGGAGGGAGAAGACATGCCCGGGGGGAAACTGGCCGCCCTCTGA
- the saoX gene encoding ABC transporter substrate-binding subunit SaoX: protein MKKANERLSVLILLMAFTGFTMGFPISNGSAQAAGESVLPAADKDYVVKLGYYNCDHMTAAPVAKDAGIFDELGLKVEVIGNAKVPEAMAAGQMDLGYIGFERTVRAYLKGCPIFIGAMNHLGGSYYLVLRNDIYEQYQKDRRVLLGKKLALGTEPEKNSPEWVTFTGKIGLPPDGKNYETFNMSDKDEFLAMKTGKLDGYTTCDPWGSMAEHDRSGRIVPEFTITRMPSGKWGACCVLSVNRNFAEAHPELARKMILAHSKAIQFIYTHPLRTAEIFARNYSVPLEVALMTIFRKTVAEDRTMRWDIHEENVREAVAWNLGTKTLDQAAATNDYTDTRYLREAGTEDFERFIREKVDPVFPLGMSYPDWKKKAYAVEGKAFQAAL from the coding sequence ATGAAGAAGGCGAACGAACGGTTATCGGTGCTGATTCTGTTGATGGCGTTTACCGGTTTTACAATGGGGTTTCCAATCTCCAACGGATCGGCGCAGGCTGCCGGGGAGTCGGTTTTGCCGGCCGCGGACAAAGACTATGTGGTGAAGCTGGGCTATTACAACTGCGACCACATGACGGCGGCCCCGGTGGCCAAGGATGCCGGCATTTTCGACGAACTGGGCCTCAAGGTGGAGGTAATCGGCAACGCCAAGGTTCCGGAGGCCATGGCCGCAGGGCAGATGGACCTGGGTTACATCGGCTTCGAACGGACGGTTCGCGCCTACCTGAAGGGCTGCCCGATCTTTATCGGAGCCATGAACCACCTGGGCGGGTCCTACTATCTGGTCCTTCGCAACGACATCTACGAGCAGTACCAGAAGGATCGCAGGGTGCTGCTCGGGAAAAAGCTGGCCCTTGGAACCGAGCCGGAAAAGAACAGTCCCGAGTGGGTGACGTTTACGGGCAAGATCGGTCTTCCGCCCGATGGGAAGAACTATGAGACTTTCAACATGTCGGACAAGGACGAATTCCTTGCCATGAAGACCGGCAAACTGGACGGGTACACGACCTGCGATCCTTGGGGGTCCATGGCCGAACACGACCGGAGCGGACGCATCGTACCGGAGTTCACCATCACCAGGATGCCTTCGGGCAAATGGGGCGCGTGCTGCGTGCTCTCGGTCAACAGGAATTTCGCGGAAGCGCATCCGGAACTGGCCAGGAAGATGATTCTTGCACATTCGAAAGCGATTCAGTTCATCTACACTCACCCGCTCAGGACCGCCGAGATCTTTGCGAGGAACTATTCCGTTCCTCTTGAGGTGGCGCTGATGACCATCTTCAGGAAAACGGTCGCCGAGGACCGCACGATGCGCTGGGATATCCACGAAGAGAATGTTCGGGAAGCAGTCGCCTGGAATCTGGGAACGAAGACCCTCGATCAGGCGGCCGCCACAAATGATTATACCGACACGAGGTATCTGCGGGAGGCGGGAACGGAGGATTTTGAGCGGTTCATCAGGGAAAAGGTGGATCCCGTTTTTCCCCTGGGCATGAGCTATCCGGACTGGAAGAAGAAAGCGTATGCGGTCGAGGGAAAAGCGTTCCAGGCCGCGCTTTGA
- a CDS encoding DUF3124 domain-containing protein, translating to MPSTLVKTNKSTVFSLYVVPLIALIIALAQPASAEVKLLRGQTVYVPAYSHIYHGDREVPFYLTVTLSVRNTDPEHPISITAVEYHDNDGKLLTNYLKAAVKLAPMGSIHYIVKESDRSGGAGANFIVRWRSESKVTEPLIESVMISTATQQGISFTSRGQAVRDEP from the coding sequence ATGCCATCAACCCTTGTGAAAACAAACAAGAGCACCGTATTCTCACTCTATGTGGTGCCCCTGATCGCACTGATCATTGCACTCGCACAACCCGCCTCGGCTGAAGTGAAACTGCTGCGCGGCCAGACCGTCTATGTCCCCGCCTACTCTCACATTTACCACGGGGACCGGGAGGTCCCGTTCTATCTCACGGTAACCCTCAGCGTCCGAAACACCGATCCCGAACATCCCATTTCCATCACCGCGGTCGAGTATCATGACAACGACGGGAAGTTGCTCACCAATTATCTGAAAGCAGCGGTCAAGCTGGCGCCCATGGGCTCGATCCACTATATCGTAAAAGAATCGGACAGGAGTGGAGGGGCCGGCGCCAACTTCATCGTTCGATGGCGTTCGGAATCGAAGGTCACGGAACCCCTCATCGAATCGGTGATGATCAGCACCGCGACCCAGCAGGGAATATCCTTCACATCCCGCGGGCAGGCCGTCAGGGATGAACCCTGA